A window from Candidatus Amarolinea dominans encodes these proteins:
- a CDS encoding glycosyltransferase translates to MTLPLVSIVTPSLNSAAWITATIVSVLAQDYGRLEYIVMDGGSTDDTHAILRHFAARDNRLTWFAKPDTGISQAVNRGWARSQGEIIAWIGSDDLYRPGAVAAAVFALQAQPAVTAVYGDCAIINAQGQWVGHLHTGPFDRGRLLGWNYLAQPAVFMRRAAVAQAGWLDESLRNVMDHDLWIKLAQQGAMAHVASMWAAVRVHDQTVTNRQVRRAGEETLRVVSRAVNDPALALDLQSQRARALAEAYLRAGMCFYAASDLPQARIYLKQALRLAPGLLADGRFLRTALTAQLGTRLIERLRRWRPAPHRTGSDRGV, encoded by the coding sequence ATGACGCTGCCGTTGGTCTCCATCGTCACACCCAGTCTCAACAGTGCGGCATGGATTACCGCCACGATCGTCAGCGTCCTGGCGCAAGACTACGGCCGCCTGGAATACATCGTGATGGATGGCGGCTCGACGGATGACACCCATGCCATTCTGCGCCACTTCGCCGCGCGCGACAATCGCCTGACCTGGTTTGCCAAACCTGACACCGGCATCTCCCAGGCCGTCAACCGCGGTTGGGCGCGCAGCCAGGGCGAGATCATCGCCTGGATCGGCAGCGATGACCTGTATCGGCCGGGCGCGGTGGCCGCGGCCGTGTTCGCGCTGCAAGCTCAGCCGGCCGTGACCGCCGTGTATGGCGATTGCGCCATCATCAATGCGCAGGGTCAGTGGGTGGGACATCTGCACACCGGCCCCTTCGACCGCGGGCGCCTCCTGGGGTGGAATTACCTGGCGCAGCCGGCGGTTTTCATGCGCCGCGCCGCGGTCGCGCAGGCCGGTTGGCTGGACGAGAGCCTCCGCAACGTGATGGATCACGACCTGTGGATCAAACTGGCGCAGCAAGGTGCGATGGCCCATGTCGCTTCGATGTGGGCCGCGGTACGCGTGCATGACCAGACCGTGACCAACCGCCAGGTTCGCCGCGCCGGCGAAGAGACGCTGCGCGTGGTGAGCCGCGCGGTCAACGATCCGGCGCTGGCGCTCGACCTGCAATCACAGCGCGCACGCGCCCTGGCCGAAGCCTATCTGCGCGCCGGCATGTGCTTCTACGCGGCATCCGATTTGCCCCAGGCGCGCATCTATCTGAAGCAGGCTCTGCGCCTCGCGCCGGGGCTGCTGGCCGATGGCCGTTTCCTGCGTACCGCGCTGACCGCACAGTTGGGCACACGCCTGATCGAACGCCTGCGTCGCTGGCGGCCCGCACCGCATCGCACCGGCAGCGATCGGGGAGTGTGA
- a CDS encoding tetratricopeptide repeat protein, translating into MAGASGAVDAAPRLNWLALLGFAATLVLLSAGLAPTLESRRLQTACARQARDIIYRLLQEPAQTEELDKTLAQIAPACAEVTASQALLSNVYFQAGNQAWQAQQWAAAAAAYRTSIARDPGQAMPRRRLAEILLYRDQQPAAALAQLQQAQVLAPHESYTYMVMAHAYAALNDPEHGLQAAEQALAVAKTPYGYMVQGQMLAALARWPEAIASLRASLVLDDQAAVTYLLLGNALQANGETDAAREAWAEAQRRDPSIQDAGVHSPP; encoded by the coding sequence GTGGCCGGCGCGTCGGGGGCTGTAGATGCCGCGCCGCGTCTGAACTGGCTTGCGCTGCTGGGCTTCGCGGCGACCCTGGTGCTGCTGAGCGCCGGCCTGGCGCCGACACTCGAATCGAGGCGGTTGCAAACAGCCTGCGCGCGCCAGGCACGCGACATCATCTACCGCCTGCTGCAAGAGCCGGCACAGACGGAAGAGCTGGACAAGACCCTGGCGCAGATCGCCCCAGCCTGCGCAGAGGTAACAGCGTCACAGGCGCTGCTGTCCAACGTCTATTTTCAGGCGGGCAACCAGGCCTGGCAGGCACAGCAGTGGGCCGCAGCCGCAGCCGCCTATCGGACATCAATTGCGCGTGACCCTGGCCAGGCCATGCCACGCCGGCGTTTAGCAGAAATCTTGCTCTACCGGGATCAACAGCCGGCCGCGGCCCTGGCGCAGTTGCAGCAGGCACAAGTCCTGGCCCCGCATGAGAGCTACACCTACATGGTCATGGCTCATGCCTACGCCGCGCTCAACGACCCGGAACACGGTCTGCAAGCGGCAGAACAGGCCCTGGCCGTCGCCAAAACCCCCTACGGCTACATGGTGCAGGGCCAAATGTTGGCCGCGCTGGCGCGCTGGCCTGAAGCGATCGCCAGTCTGCGCGCCAGCCTGGTCCTGGACGATCAGGCGGCTGTCACCTACCTGCTGCTGGGCAATGCCCTGCAAGCCAACGGCGAGACCGACGCCGCCCGCGAGGCATGGGCCGAAGCTCAGCGCCGTGACCCATCAATTCAGGACGCAGGTGTGCATTCCCCCCCGTAA
- a CDS encoding oligosaccharide flippase family protein codes for MSEATSPQVTRMVRNSLFSVLRFLVLLPLPLLVVPFMLGKLGDERFGVWAIVALFTSYTQLADFGMGLALTKYVAEFAAQKQWQRLDMALNTVFFFYLVVGLSLATLVLLGRHFLAGLVPQISPALTQEIVTVIGIAALTFAVNLTLGAFNSTLQGLQRMDLTNLTALANGIGLYLGIVVVLALGGGLVGMAVLSLVLAVASGAFNGVMTQRLAPGLHLRWRTFDAGYLRSVLSYSLNIQGGALTELLFDPLSKLVITRFLGVALVTQYEVGQRIITQLRGLFAVAFLPLFPGVSHLHAEREQQAVQMIYQRSSRYVYLLGWPAYLLLIITAPWLLTAWLGQGYAQAAFVMRLMTCGWFVSLVAFPPYMILQALGQAHLCLRAHVVQGLTNLVLALLLVGPFGFVGITVAAFVALVIGSSLVLVAFAQTLQLSGAALARLVPWRAVGLALGSGAALALVLTRLPQVTLLTLAALAAAYAAVYAGLLLAQGVVSQSDRRLIRSLWPARRGL; via the coding sequence GTGTCCGAAGCAACCAGCCCACAGGTCACCCGCATGGTGCGCAACTCGCTCTTCAGCGTGCTGCGCTTTCTCGTCCTGCTCCCATTGCCCCTGCTCGTGGTTCCGTTCATGCTGGGCAAACTGGGCGATGAGCGCTTTGGCGTGTGGGCCATCGTGGCGCTCTTTACATCGTACACGCAACTGGCCGATTTTGGCATGGGCCTGGCCCTGACCAAGTACGTCGCGGAATTCGCGGCGCAAAAGCAGTGGCAACGCCTGGACATGGCGTTGAACACCGTCTTCTTTTTCTATCTCGTGGTGGGATTGAGCCTGGCGACCCTTGTGCTGCTTGGCCGCCACTTCCTGGCGGGCCTGGTGCCGCAAATCTCCCCGGCGCTCACGCAGGAAATCGTCACGGTCATCGGTATTGCGGCGCTCACCTTCGCCGTCAACCTGACTTTGGGCGCGTTCAACTCGACCTTGCAGGGCCTGCAGCGCATGGATCTGACCAACCTGACCGCGCTGGCCAACGGGATTGGCCTCTACCTGGGCATCGTCGTCGTCCTGGCGTTGGGCGGCGGCCTGGTCGGCATGGCCGTGCTCAGCCTGGTGCTGGCCGTGGCCTCAGGCGCCTTCAACGGCGTAATGACACAGCGGCTGGCGCCCGGCCTGCACCTGCGCTGGCGCACCTTCGATGCCGGCTATCTGCGCTCCGTGTTGAGTTACAGCCTCAACATCCAGGGTGGGGCGCTGACCGAACTGCTCTTCGACCCCTTGAGCAAACTGGTCATCACCCGCTTCCTGGGCGTGGCCCTGGTGACACAATACGAAGTGGGACAGCGCATCATCACCCAACTGCGCGGGCTGTTCGCCGTGGCCTTCTTGCCCCTCTTTCCGGGCGTCTCGCATCTGCACGCCGAACGAGAACAGCAGGCCGTGCAGATGATCTACCAGCGCAGCTCGCGTTATGTCTATTTGCTGGGCTGGCCGGCCTACCTGCTGCTGATCATCACGGCGCCCTGGCTGCTGACCGCCTGGCTGGGGCAAGGCTACGCGCAGGCGGCCTTTGTCATGCGGCTGATGACGTGCGGCTGGTTCGTCAGCCTGGTGGCCTTTCCACCCTACATGATCTTGCAGGCGCTGGGGCAGGCCCATCTCTGTTTGCGCGCCCATGTCGTGCAGGGTCTCACCAACCTGGTGCTGGCGCTGCTGTTGGTGGGGCCGTTTGGATTCGTGGGGATCACGGTGGCCGCCTTCGTGGCGTTGGTCATCGGCTCCAGCCTGGTACTGGTGGCCTTCGCGCAAACGCTGCAGCTCTCCGGCGCCGCACTCGCCCGCCTGGTGCCCTGGCGAGCCGTGGGCCTGGCCCTGGGCAGCGGCGCTGCTTTAGCCCTGGTGCTAACCCGGCTGCCCCAGGTGACGTTGTTGACCCTGGCCGCGCTGGCCGCAGCCTATGCGGCCGTCTATGCCGGGCTGCTGCTGGCGCAAGGCGTGGTGAGCCAGAGCGACCGCAGGCTCATCCGGTCCTTGTGGCCGGCGCGTCGGGGGCTGTAG
- a CDS encoding glycosyltransferase family 39 protein — MVSGTNPNTRFSKLAIHAAFLLIILLAAGLRSYELNTRPFWGDEALTGDLALLGPASVLRTTAPFSFVRQIAASAGGQFVTGWGFQMPLPLLASLTGLIGNQDMLIRLPSFLAGVLAVAVAFALGRRLRRPEVGLLLAFLMAISAFHIQYSQEARYYGLMSFLAVLGAYLMLRGLDEKRAGDLIAFVFVSAFNVWNHLFAVFFVVPMVVYAVVILGIHLVRSVRLPRLSSLRRRTNSRRKTMRSRLLGWQQVTARALRRIPLAYAVFVVSVVVLALLTLEITLPVVRAATSSSASSSEVATIFSQADSARTTEGATLHGFSLSVASFIDLFAEFGSGRSWTSWLYLAFALFGLTDLLLRRQWRQTFFVLLWLWLPLLLVSLVRSEHFFASKYIIFVQPAYLALVALGLYAGVSRLWALPRAVVLRVPVLQTPLPAAILVGALTVLLLLVNTRPVLGYYGQQDRLNWRGVIRYIQADLRTDDAVLFATARDRDWGPFVYYFRQMVKPQAFGSFVQSFADLSAPQLQSVFDNHKRVWIVDQAGHGGFREVGTLFPALKARDVVGAQVYLLDTAPVLNSQVPFEWAAGRAQLTTKRAALPNRSLIVGVTPYDASTSQRFSVHVNGQNQGSFDPAGVQAPNYVQVPFTRTEVVTVDIIAAQPPTTALSGTLTLAYAAAIPGQDGQRVTIEAEDFPTDNGFVFEQPEASGGSFVRAQGFGIIAQVSLWASQPGDYLLTLYGRMNARIGTPKWSVVLDRQAVGILTTPVNLGWQTISIPVNVSSPGLHTLTLGATADAYIEGAYADLDYVTLEERQNWVYRGSTQISLGVSELTETAPITATGALTACVTTTGAAGRWLDSQPVTFTVTVENAADYVLELVTASTNITQPLPVTLDDRFLGQIAPGAHLSQTTHLLSRLSTGEHEILLTPPATVQPGQLCLQEISLLLAYVQPDSTDLRIEANPFVVGENARLQRMSNRPVAMGAGAGAVIEAGLWFSSTGNYTLNVDGLHDRPGPVQLRAELDGKPLERTLDYARNDYTWSLRSVRMPVGAVGYHRLRLVFANDLYDTALVANKDDGDRNAVIDFLTVSNLAAPVVAVGNQTTFVMAEATEMMPPGTAVEEAGGVRAIMRPAAGPVVSMDLAFDTAGGYQLSVRAQNDQPGPVDLAVMLDGAQIGVLSYAANDGSWSEQSLLFSVGLPGFHRLALEFAADAYDQELVDAGQDGDRNALVETVSLTKIPAAINRGDVLIDLNFDDLLSSGAADQPRLDRIEGTFAFVFGPGNEIAFPLVFLGDGNYVLEVGGRGARLGNNLALEMDGSLLEDLSFDLQTESHFVGIMHKAGTVMLRLRNTSSRDLYVQTLRIYGNVLYADPNLAWTPDQGGLAEGTQLIQEGGHEAAMRAGTGPIVTLNVLLPKPGVYRLSVLGQNDRPGPVIVDVQLSNIQRGQIFFNADDGSWETRTLQIVSNRAGMQLLTLIFNNDVYWQDVIDKGGDGDRNALIERIQIAPLSSDR, encoded by the coding sequence ATGGTTTCAGGTACAAATCCTAACACGCGTTTCAGCAAACTAGCAATCCATGCGGCCTTCCTGCTCATCATCCTGCTGGCCGCAGGCTTGCGCTCCTATGAACTCAACACGCGGCCCTTTTGGGGTGACGAAGCCCTGACCGGAGACCTGGCCCTGTTGGGACCGGCGTCCGTCTTGCGCACCACAGCCCCGTTCTCGTTTGTGCGCCAGATCGCAGCCAGCGCCGGCGGTCAGTTCGTGACCGGCTGGGGCTTTCAGATGCCCCTGCCCCTCCTGGCGTCGTTGACCGGATTGATCGGCAACCAGGATATGCTCATCCGCTTGCCGTCCTTCCTGGCCGGCGTGCTGGCCGTGGCAGTCGCCTTTGCCCTGGGACGGCGATTGCGCCGGCCGGAAGTCGGGCTCCTGCTGGCCTTTCTCATGGCCATCTCCGCGTTTCACATTCAGTATTCGCAGGAAGCGCGCTACTACGGTCTGATGTCCTTCCTCGCTGTGCTGGGCGCCTATCTGATGCTGCGCGGCCTGGATGAGAAGCGTGCGGGCGACCTCATTGCCTTCGTCTTCGTCTCCGCCTTTAACGTATGGAATCACCTCTTCGCCGTCTTCTTTGTCGTACCCATGGTGGTCTATGCCGTGGTGATCTTGGGCATACACCTGGTGCGCAGTGTGCGCCTGCCGCGGCTAAGCAGCTTGCGCCGCCGCACCAACAGCCGGCGCAAAACCATGCGCAGCCGCTTGCTTGGCTGGCAACAGGTCACGGCCCGCGCCCTGCGCCGCATTCCGCTGGCCTATGCCGTCTTCGTCGTCAGTGTCGTCGTCCTTGCACTGCTCACGCTGGAGATCACCCTGCCGGTGGTGCGCGCAGCCACCAGCAGCAGCGCCAGCAGCAGCGAAGTGGCGACCATCTTCTCCCAGGCCGACTCAGCACGCACCACCGAGGGGGCCACCTTGCACGGCTTTTCCCTCAGTGTCGCCTCGTTCATTGATCTTTTTGCCGAGTTCGGCAGCGGCCGCAGTTGGACCTCCTGGCTTTACCTGGCGTTCGCCCTGTTCGGTTTGACCGACCTGCTCCTGCGCCGGCAGTGGCGCCAAACGTTTTTTGTTCTGCTGTGGCTCTGGCTGCCCCTCCTACTGGTCTCCCTGGTGCGCTCAGAACATTTCTTTGCCAGCAAATATATCATCTTCGTACAGCCTGCCTATCTGGCTCTGGTGGCGCTGGGCCTTTACGCGGGCGTGAGCCGGCTGTGGGCCTTGCCGCGAGCCGTTGTCCTGCGCGTCCCCGTCCTGCAGACCCCGCTCCCGGCCGCGATCCTGGTGGGCGCGCTGACCGTCCTGCTCCTGCTGGTCAACACGCGACCAGTCCTGGGCTATTATGGGCAGCAGGATCGCTTGAACTGGCGTGGCGTGATCCGCTACATTCAAGCCGATCTGCGCACGGACGATGCGGTCCTCTTTGCTACCGCCCGCGACCGCGATTGGGGGCCGTTTGTCTACTATTTCCGCCAAATGGTCAAACCCCAGGCGTTTGGCAGCTTCGTGCAGTCCTTTGCCGACCTGTCGGCGCCCCAGTTGCAATCGGTGTTTGACAACCACAAGCGCGTGTGGATTGTGGATCAGGCTGGTCATGGCGGCTTCCGTGAGGTCGGCACGCTCTTCCCCGCGCTGAAAGCCCGCGATGTCGTCGGCGCCCAGGTCTACCTGTTGGACACCGCGCCGGTGCTCAACAGCCAGGTGCCATTCGAATGGGCCGCCGGTCGCGCCCAGTTGACCACAAAACGGGCCGCGTTACCCAATCGCAGTCTCATCGTCGGGGTCACCCCGTACGACGCATCTACATCGCAGCGCTTCAGCGTACACGTCAACGGTCAGAACCAAGGCAGTTTCGACCCGGCCGGCGTACAGGCGCCCAATTACGTGCAGGTGCCTTTCACCCGCACCGAAGTGGTCACTGTAGACATCATTGCCGCGCAGCCGCCCACCACGGCGCTAAGCGGCACCTTGACGCTGGCCTATGCCGCGGCCATACCCGGACAGGACGGCCAACGCGTGACGATCGAAGCCGAAGACTTCCCCACCGACAATGGCTTTGTCTTCGAACAACCTGAGGCCAGCGGCGGTTCATTCGTACGCGCCCAGGGCTTCGGCATCATCGCCCAAGTCTCCTTGTGGGCAAGCCAGCCGGGCGACTACCTGCTGACGCTGTACGGCCGCATGAACGCACGCATCGGCACGCCCAAATGGTCGGTGGTGCTCGACCGTCAGGCAGTCGGTATTCTGACGACGCCGGTCAACCTGGGGTGGCAGACGATTTCCATCCCCGTCAATGTGAGCAGCCCTGGCCTGCACACCCTGACCCTGGGCGCAACCGCGGACGCCTACATCGAGGGGGCTTACGCGGACCTTGATTATGTCACCCTGGAAGAACGCCAGAACTGGGTGTATCGCGGCAGCACCCAGATCAGCCTGGGCGTGAGTGAGTTGACCGAGACAGCGCCCATTACCGCCACCGGGGCGTTGACCGCCTGCGTGACGACGACCGGCGCGGCCGGCCGCTGGCTCGATTCTCAACCGGTGACATTTACCGTCACCGTGGAAAATGCGGCCGACTACGTGCTCGAACTGGTGACCGCCAGCACGAACATCACGCAGCCACTGCCGGTGACCCTGGATGACCGCTTCTTGGGTCAAATCGCCCCTGGCGCCCACCTATCGCAGACCACTCACCTGTTGAGCCGGCTGAGCACGGGCGAGCACGAGATTCTGCTGACTCCGCCGGCCACCGTGCAGCCAGGGCAGTTGTGTTTGCAGGAGATCAGCCTGCTGCTGGCCTACGTGCAGCCGGACAGTACAGATCTGCGCATCGAAGCGAACCCGTTCGTGGTGGGTGAGAATGCACGGCTGCAGCGCATGAGTAATCGCCCCGTGGCCATGGGCGCGGGCGCCGGCGCGGTCATCGAGGCCGGACTGTGGTTCAGCAGCACCGGCAACTACACCCTCAACGTGGACGGCCTGCACGATCGCCCCGGCCCGGTGCAACTCCGGGCCGAATTGGATGGCAAACCGCTGGAGCGAACCCTGGACTATGCCCGTAACGACTACACCTGGTCGCTGCGTTCGGTGCGTATGCCGGTAGGCGCGGTCGGCTACCATCGCCTGCGCCTTGTCTTTGCCAATGACCTGTACGACACGGCCCTGGTGGCCAACAAAGACGATGGGGACCGCAATGCGGTCATTGACTTCCTCACCGTGTCAAACCTCGCCGCGCCCGTCGTCGCTGTGGGCAACCAGACCACCTTTGTCATGGCCGAGGCCACCGAGATGATGCCGCCGGGCACGGCCGTCGAAGAGGCGGGCGGGGTGCGGGCCATCATGCGACCCGCGGCCGGCCCGGTCGTCAGCATGGATCTGGCGTTTGACACGGCCGGCGGCTACCAGCTCTCGGTGCGGGCGCAGAACGACCAGCCTGGCCCGGTTGACCTGGCGGTCATGCTCGACGGTGCGCAGATTGGCGTGCTGAGCTACGCGGCCAACGACGGCAGTTGGAGTGAGCAGTCGCTCCTCTTCTCGGTGGGGCTTCCCGGCTTTCATCGCCTGGCCCTGGAGTTCGCCGCCGATGCCTACGATCAAGAATTAGTGGACGCCGGTCAGGATGGCGACCGTAACGCCCTGGTGGAGACGGTTAGCCTGACCAAAATTCCGGCTGCTATCAATCGCGGCGATGTGCTGATTGATCTCAATTTCGATGACCTGCTCAGCAGTGGGGCTGCCGACCAGCCGCGGCTGGATCGTATCGAAGGGACCTTCGCCTTCGTCTTTGGGCCGGGCAACGAGATTGCTTTCCCGTTGGTTTTCCTCGGTGATGGTAATTACGTCCTGGAAGTTGGCGGCCGCGGCGCACGCCTGGGCAACAATCTCGCCCTGGAAATGGACGGCAGCCTGCTCGAAGACCTGTCGTTCGATCTGCAGACCGAATCGCATTTTGTGGGCATCATGCACAAGGCGGGGACGGTCATGCTGCGCCTGCGCAACACCAGCAGCCGTGATCTCTACGTGCAGACGCTGCGCATCTACGGCAACGTCCTCTATGCCGACCCGAACCTGGCCTGGACCCCCGATCAAGGGGGCCTGGCGGAGGGCACCCAGTTGATTCAGGAAGGCGGGCATGAGGCCGCCATGCGCGCAGGCACCGGGCCGATCGTCACCCTCAATGTGCTGCTGCCCAAGCCGGGAGTCTATCGTTTGTCGGTGTTGGGCCAGAACGATCGGCCTGGCCCGGTCATCGTGGACGTACAGCTCAGCAATATCCAGCGCGGCCAGATCTTCTTCAACGCGGACGACGGCAGTTGGGAAACCCGTACCCTGCAGATTGTCAGCAATCGCGCCGGCATGCAACTGCTGACGCTGATCTTCAATAATGACGTTTATTGGCAGGATGTGATTGACAAGGGCGGCGACGGCGACCGCAACGCGTTGATCGAGCGCATCCAGATTGCGCCGCTGAGCTCCGACCGCTAA
- a CDS encoding GDP-L-fucose synthase has protein sequence MSFWPNRRVLVTGGSGFLGSVIVRQLHALHAAAVFVPRSQDYDLRHLENVQRALADSRPNIVIHLAARVGGIGANLEHPAEFFYDNLMMGAQLLHEAWRAGVEKLVAIGTVCAYPKFTPVPFHEDDLWSGYPEETNAPYGLAKKMLLVQSQAYRDQYGFNSVFLLPVNLYGPGDNFDLQTSHVIPALIRKCVEAQERGDDHIVVWGDGSPTREFLYVDDAAHGILLAAENYNASAPVNIGSAMEIRIRDLVHLIADLVGFDGDIVWDTTKPNGQPRRKLDTQRAEQQFGFRAGTSFAEGLQRTIAWYRQCR, from the coding sequence ATGAGCTTCTGGCCCAACCGCCGCGTCCTGGTCACCGGCGGGTCTGGATTCCTGGGATCGGTCATCGTGCGCCAACTGCACGCCCTGCACGCGGCGGCGGTGTTCGTGCCGCGCAGTCAAGACTATGACTTGCGCCACCTGGAAAACGTGCAGAGGGCGCTGGCTGACAGTCGCCCTAACATCGTCATTCACCTGGCCGCGCGCGTCGGCGGCATCGGCGCCAACCTGGAGCATCCGGCCGAATTTTTCTACGACAACCTCATGATGGGCGCCCAACTGCTGCACGAGGCCTGGCGGGCCGGCGTGGAAAAATTGGTGGCCATTGGCACGGTGTGCGCGTATCCCAAGTTCACCCCGGTGCCTTTCCATGAAGATGACCTCTGGTCAGGCTATCCAGAAGAAACCAATGCCCCCTACGGCCTGGCAAAAAAAATGCTCCTCGTGCAGTCGCAGGCGTATCGCGATCAGTACGGCTTCAACTCCGTCTTTCTGCTCCCGGTCAACCTGTACGGGCCTGGCGACAACTTCGACCTGCAGACCTCGCACGTCATCCCGGCCCTGATTCGCAAGTGCGTCGAAGCGCAGGAACGGGGCGACGATCACATCGTCGTGTGGGGAGATGGGTCGCCCACGCGTGAATTTCTTTACGTGGATGATGCGGCGCACGGCATCTTGCTGGCAGCCGAAAATTACAACGCCAGCGCGCCGGTCAACATCGGTTCGGCCATGGAAATCAGGATCCGTGACCTGGTACACCTGATTGCTGACCTGGTTGGCTTCGACGGCGACATCGTCTGGGACACCACCAAGCCCAACGGCCAGCCGCGACGCAAATTGGACACGCAACGCGCCGAACAGCAGTTTGGCTTCCGCGCCGGCACGTCGTTTGCCGAAGGATTGCAGCGCACCATTGCCTGGTATCGCCAGTGTCGGTAA